In a single window of the Mesoplodon densirostris isolate mMesDen1 chromosome 16, mMesDen1 primary haplotype, whole genome shotgun sequence genome:
- the RBBP8NL gene encoding LOW QUALITY PROTEIN: RBBP8 N-terminal-like protein (The sequence of the model RefSeq protein was modified relative to this genomic sequence to represent the inferred CDS: substituted 1 base at 1 genomic stop codon) — protein MESFMESLNRLKDVHENEITGLQNKLLELNSERCRDAQRAEELCAKNRQLREQQRALKENLRALENRLRAGLCDRCMVTQELARKKQQEFESSLLQSLQHVFLLTTELTRLQEENDALKEEVKQLRGPGAKPQFREGAPDPTSPLLFPSLGTRKAVTEKPLEGHEEMEDGHAERPVGYGTSPVAKISPGANLPEPRAPDMSPQHISNQLHGTIAVVRPGSRACSANRGSVNGTSPLPPPRSSPPSPPGEHSLPLDSGLLLAHSFLQASLPSAKPCESPKHSLQADHLCHLNRHLALPRRSPHSGPQTPGLKAGEAEAWEEPAGLLGLPGTLAGVRDPRLEGALHLLLAQQLWARGRAGGAGLKGPPVPGKAPPSPPAGPRSEGPGVGAAGAALPRGQHPQPAGPGSPGAKEASATQDYVPDKPLDLSEWGRGRDGAPKPASQAGSLSPPGAHTPSPKPPLGVEAAAQPGVQGLGNGPEGAEEPPTSTEPSHSLPGPSLPSPRGPGDEDTGRPRPPPCPQRPDGDGHPGEDEYXQLSKAQGQWPESDELDKPDTLDSEVGLSTEAGATRSLPAEGPRGFCATERGRGPQKRKRASDQWSKGLRRRLGCGRHNAPLLPGR, from the exons ATGGAGAGCTTCATGGAGTCGCTAAACAGGCTGAAGGACGTCCATGAGAATGAGATCACGG GCCTGCAGAACAAGCTTCTGGAACTGAACTCAGAGAGGTGCCG ggACGCCCAGAGGGCGGAGGAGCTCTGTGCCAAGAACCGCCAGCTCAGGGAGCAGCAGAGGGCGCTGAAGGAGAACCTGCGGGCGCTGGAGAACAG GCTGCGGGCGGGCCTGTGCGACCGCTGCATGGTCACCCAGGAGCTGGCCAGGAAGAAGCAGCAGGAGTTCGAGAGCTCCCTGCTCCAGAGCCTGCAGCATGTCTTCCTCCTCA CAACCGAGCTGACCCGGCTGCAGGAGGAAAACGATGCCTTGAAGGAGGAGGTGAAGCAGCTCCGGGGCCCAGG GGCCAAGCCCCAGTTCAGGGAGGGCGCCCCAGACCCCACGTCACCCCTGCTGTTCCCCTCCCTGGGCACCCGGAAGGCCGTCACTGAGAAGCCACTAGAAGGCCATGAGGAGATGGAGGATGGCCACGCAG AAAGGCCAGTGGGGTACGGGACGTCTCCAGTAGCCAAAATCTCCCCGGGTGCCAACCTGCCTGAGCCCCGGGCCCCGGACATG AGCCCCCAGCACATCTCCAACCAGCTACACGGGACCATCGCCGTGGTGCGGCCAGGGTCTCGGGCCTGCTCCGCCAACCGGGGATCCGTCAATGGGACGTCCCCACTGCCGCCCCCCAGGAGCAGCCCCCCAAGCCCGCCTGGAGAGCACAGCCTCCCGCTGGACAG CGGGCTCCTCCTCGCCCACAGCTTCCTGCAGGCTTCTCTGCCCTCTGCCAAGCCCTGCGAGTCCCCGAAGCACTCCCTCCAGGCTGACCACCTCTGCCACCTGAACCGCCACCTGGCCCTACCCCGTAGGAGCCCTCACAGCGGCCCCCAGACCCCGGGCCTCAAGGCCGGGGAGGCGGAGGCCTGGGAGGAGCCCGCGGGTCTGCTGGGCCTGCCAGGCACCCTGGCGGGCGTGCGGGACCCGCGGCTGGAGGGAGCGCTGCACCTGCTCCTGGCCCAGCAGCTGTGGGCGCGGGGGCGGGCGGGCGGTGCCGGGCTGAAGGGCCCACCGGTGCCGGGGAAGGCGCCACCCTCCCCGCCTGCCGGCCCCCGCTCCGAGGGTCCCGGGGTCGGGGCGGCCGGGGCAGCCCTGCCCAGAGGGCAGCACCCACAGCCCGCAGGCCCAGGCAGTCCCGGGGCAAAGGAGGCCTCGGCCACACAGGACTATGTCCCAGACAAGCCCCTGGACCTCTCGGAGTGGGGTCGGGGCCGGGACGGCGCCCCCAAACCTGCCAGCCAGGCAGGATCACTCAGCCCCCCAGGTGCCCACACGCCCAGCCCCAAACCACCCCTGGGAGTAGAGGCCGCTGCACAGCCTGGGGTCCAGGGACTCGGCAACGGCCCCGAGGGCGCCGAAGAGCCTCCGACTTCCACG GAGCCCTCACATTCtctcccaggccccagcctgccctctccACGTGGGCCAGgagatgaggacacagggaggccgAGGCCGCCCCCCTGCCCGCAAAGGCCTGATGGAGACGGCCACCCCGGTGAGGATGAGTACTGAC AGCTCAGCAAAGCCCAAGGACAGTGGCCGGAGTCGGATGAGCTAGACAAGCCAGACACCTTGGACAGCGAG GTCGGGCTGAGCACCGAGGCGGGGGCCACGCGGAGCTTGCCAGCCGAGGGACCCAGGGGGTTCTGCGCCACGGAGCGTGGGCGGGGCCCACAGAAGAGGAAGCGGGCCTCAGACCAGTGGAGCAAAG GCCTGCGTCGCAGGCTGGGCTGTGGCCGCCACAATGCGCCACTGTTGCCGGGAAGGTGA